In Solanum pennellii chromosome 3, SPENNV200, a single window of DNA contains:
- the LOC107012720 gene encoding uncharacterized protein LOC107012720 isoform X1 produces the protein MESTIKIMSSSSEPVFPASTVNPNCSKWRFTWEAQSHTSTLRLILFSSNIKPCTEITVNLSVEKSLLTVCFVEGDSIRVPVPRVLIDPEAPVHCRVFDDHVEIKLALLLPVDHPLISGLDLSEPEPEEEKLDSDTCFPFSVNYEIKKLSAMEEVHFYCRSCSTKLTKGIRLFNEMPSVDWQDVADNWFGTCCCSFGGISEQLVMKFAKSYSCTTGVCLITGASVIICKEDLVGCEFPVLKRDQTYDSQVNSAKMTSLRPCPEEKNNGVKPHNVVVKMMIDGDSSTCIHSKLKDEDKMKSLAGNSSEANCDIKNHNTGCCSNNLSERFSKDKEYEMNTELLDKQKIFLKGCLGDAFMLRHSSLSKDVKWIEFLCPKCSSLIGAYPCSSDKAPLDDGVRLYKFNISTCLPVRGLNDIFREYTLERMFSRQLLEAAQDELTFRTVVRDIHTKRALSQIVLLNPNAWCYSGYCVHNMEPVAKINMYPVVKLLFSANINDTELEPRNVEEWVTKNQADEVFMLPSQVKELITDLEMANAMLPPSHMLLQGFYMSSLKR, from the exons ATGGAATCAACAATCAAAATCATGTCTTCTTCATCTGAACCTGTGTTTCCCGCCTCTACTGTAAACCCTAATTGCAGCAAATGGCGATTCACATGGGAAGCTCAATCTCACACTTCAACTCTCCGATTAATACTTTTCAGTTCAAATATCAAACCTTGTACCGAAATCACTGTCAATTTATCTGTGGAGAAATCTCTGCTCACTGTCTGTTTCGTCGAAGGGGATTCAATTCGGGTACCAGTTCCTCGGGTTTTGATTGACCCGGAAGCTCCGGTTCATTGCAGAGTATTTGATGATCATGTTGAAATTAAGCTTGCTCTTCTTCTTCCTGTTGATCATCCACTCATTTCAGGATTGGATTTATCGGAACCGGAACCGGAAGAGGAAAAACTGGACTCAGATACTTGCTTTCCGTTCTCGGTGAATTATG aaataaagaaattatctGCTATGGAGGAAGTTCATTTCTACTGCAGAAGTTGCTCAACTAAGTTAACCAAGGGTATCAG ATTATTTAATGAGATGCCATCAGTCGACTGGCAAGATGTTGCAGACAATTGGTTTGGGACATGTTGTTGCTCGTTTGGTGGTATAAGTGAACAGCTAGTCATGAAATTTGCAAAGTCATATTCTTGTACAACTGGTGTTTGCCTTATAACTGGCGCATCTGTTATCATATGCAAAGAGGACCTCGTCGGCTGTGAATTTCCTGTGTTGAAAAGGGACCAAACTTATGATTCTCAGGTGAATTCAGCCAAGATGACTTCTTTAAGACCTTGTCCTGAGGAAAAAAATAATGGGGTGAAACCACACAATGTAGTTGTTAAAATGATGATTGATGGTGATAGTTCAACATGCATACATTCAAAGTTGAAGGATGAAGACAAAATGAAGTCATTGGCTGGAAATTCGTCTGAGGCAAACTGTGACATTAAAAACCACAATACTGGCTGTTGTAGCAATAATCTCAGTGAGAGATTTTCAAAGGACAAAGAATATGAAATGAATACTGAACTCTTAGATAAGcagaaaatatttcttaaagGCTGCCTTGGGGATGCTTTTATGTTAAGACATTCCAGTCTTTCCAAAGACGTCAAGTGGATTGAATTTCTCTGTCCAAAATGTTCATCTCTTATTGGAGCATACCCTTGCTCCAGTGATAAAGCACCATTGGATGATGGAGTTCGGCTATACAAATTTAACATATCTACGTGTTTGCCTGTTCGTGGATTGAATGATATATTTAG GGAGTATACTTTGGAAAGGATGTTTTCACGTCAATTGCTTGAAGCTGCACAAGACGAACTAACATTTCGGACCGTTGTCAGAGATATACACACCAAACGTGCACTTTCACAAATTGTTCTCCTTAACCCAAATGCATGGTGCTACAGTGGCTATTGCGTGCATAACATGGAACCAGTTGCCAAGATTAATATGTACCCCGTTGTCAAGCTATTATTCTCTGCAAACATCAATGACACGGAACTTGAACCCAG
- the LOC107012720 gene encoding uncharacterized protein LOC107012720 isoform X2 has product MESTIKIMSSSSEPVFPASTVNPNCSKWRFTWEAQSHTSTLRLILFSSNIKPCTEITVNLSVEKSLLTVCFVEGDSIRVPVPRVLIDPEAPVHCRVFDDHVEIKLALLLPVDHPLISGLDLSEPEPEEEKLDSDTCFPFSVNYEIKKLSAMEEVHFYCRSCSTKLTKGIRLFNEMPSVDWQDVADNWFGTCCCSFGGISEQLVMKFAKSYSCTTGVCLITGASVIICKEDLVGCEFPVLKRDQTYDSQVNSAKMTSLRPCPEEKNNGVKPHNVVVKMMIDGDSSTCIHSKLKDEDKMKSLAGNSSEANCDIKNHNTGCCSNNLSERFSKDKEYEMNTELLDKQKIFLKGCLGDAFMLRHSSLSKDVKWIEFLCPKCSSLIGAYPCSSDKAPLDDGVRLYKFNISTCLPVRGLNDIFREYTLERMFSRQLLEAAQDELTFRTVVRDIHTKRALSQIVLLNPNAWCYSGYCVHNMEPVAKINMYPVVKLLFSANINDTELEPRLSSSISALLLGKLFNF; this is encoded by the exons ATGGAATCAACAATCAAAATCATGTCTTCTTCATCTGAACCTGTGTTTCCCGCCTCTACTGTAAACCCTAATTGCAGCAAATGGCGATTCACATGGGAAGCTCAATCTCACACTTCAACTCTCCGATTAATACTTTTCAGTTCAAATATCAAACCTTGTACCGAAATCACTGTCAATTTATCTGTGGAGAAATCTCTGCTCACTGTCTGTTTCGTCGAAGGGGATTCAATTCGGGTACCAGTTCCTCGGGTTTTGATTGACCCGGAAGCTCCGGTTCATTGCAGAGTATTTGATGATCATGTTGAAATTAAGCTTGCTCTTCTTCTTCCTGTTGATCATCCACTCATTTCAGGATTGGATTTATCGGAACCGGAACCGGAAGAGGAAAAACTGGACTCAGATACTTGCTTTCCGTTCTCGGTGAATTATG aaataaagaaattatctGCTATGGAGGAAGTTCATTTCTACTGCAGAAGTTGCTCAACTAAGTTAACCAAGGGTATCAG ATTATTTAATGAGATGCCATCAGTCGACTGGCAAGATGTTGCAGACAATTGGTTTGGGACATGTTGTTGCTCGTTTGGTGGTATAAGTGAACAGCTAGTCATGAAATTTGCAAAGTCATATTCTTGTACAACTGGTGTTTGCCTTATAACTGGCGCATCTGTTATCATATGCAAAGAGGACCTCGTCGGCTGTGAATTTCCTGTGTTGAAAAGGGACCAAACTTATGATTCTCAGGTGAATTCAGCCAAGATGACTTCTTTAAGACCTTGTCCTGAGGAAAAAAATAATGGGGTGAAACCACACAATGTAGTTGTTAAAATGATGATTGATGGTGATAGTTCAACATGCATACATTCAAAGTTGAAGGATGAAGACAAAATGAAGTCATTGGCTGGAAATTCGTCTGAGGCAAACTGTGACATTAAAAACCACAATACTGGCTGTTGTAGCAATAATCTCAGTGAGAGATTTTCAAAGGACAAAGAATATGAAATGAATACTGAACTCTTAGATAAGcagaaaatatttcttaaagGCTGCCTTGGGGATGCTTTTATGTTAAGACATTCCAGTCTTTCCAAAGACGTCAAGTGGATTGAATTTCTCTGTCCAAAATGTTCATCTCTTATTGGAGCATACCCTTGCTCCAGTGATAAAGCACCATTGGATGATGGAGTTCGGCTATACAAATTTAACATATCTACGTGTTTGCCTGTTCGTGGATTGAATGATATATTTAG GGAGTATACTTTGGAAAGGATGTTTTCACGTCAATTGCTTGAAGCTGCACAAGACGAACTAACATTTCGGACCGTTGTCAGAGATATACACACCAAACGTGCACTTTCACAAATTGTTCTCCTTAACCCAAATGCATGGTGCTACAGTGGCTATTGCGTGCATAACATGGAACCAGTTGCCAAGATTAATATGTACCCCGTTGTCAAGCTATTATTCTCTGCAAACATCAATGACACGGAACTTGAACCCAG gttatcttcctcaatctctGCCTTACTACTGGGGAAGTTGTTCAACTTTTGA